One part of the Vicia villosa cultivar HV-30 ecotype Madison, WI linkage group LG6, Vvil1.0, whole genome shotgun sequence genome encodes these proteins:
- the LOC131609981 gene encoding protein ROOT PRIMORDIUM DEFECTIVE 1-like — protein MNPLSTFRYRIFQSTTTPFSPFFLFNQKRWKKPVISAQTRLEDRVRDPHFDKLTTHFKKLNVVLKIHTLMSNRKRGSFVSLQLMSRWRNILGLNVTVTSFLQKYPHVFDLFLHPFRRNMCCRITRKMKELILLEEVVAKRCELETVMRLKKLLMMSLNGTLHVHALRLMRRELGLPCDFRDSILGKYCDEFRLVDLEIVELVGWDDELGMACVEEWREREYREKWLSEFETKFAFPMNFPTGFKIERGFREKLKTWQRLSYTKPYERKDVKCGGAQRYEKRAVAVLHELLSLTVEKMVEVDQLAHFRRDFAIEVNMREVLLRHPGIFYISTKGNAQTVFLREAYEKGRLVEPNPVYETRRNMLELVLLGRRKTKQLLASDEFKEESNTVVCKVDGGKREGDWAIQFLEGCEKN, from the coding sequence ATGAATCCACTATCAACCTTCAGATACAGAATCTTCCAATCAACAACAACTCCATTCTCACCCTTTTTCCTCTTCAACCAAAAACGATGGAAAAAACCCGTTATTTCAGCGCAAACTCGTTTAGAGGACCGAGTAAGAGACCCACACTTCGACAAACTAACAACCCATTTCAAAAAACTCAACGTTGTCCTCAAAATCCACACCCTCATGTCAAATCGAAAACGCGGTTCTTTCGTTTCGCTTCAGCTCATGTCCCGTTGGAGAAACATCCTCGGACTCAATGTCACTGTCacttcctttcttcaaaaatacCCTCATGTTTTTGACCTCTTTCTCCACCCTTTTAGGAGGAACATGTGTTGTAGGATCACGAGGAAGATGAAGGAGTTGATATTGCTGGAAGAGGTTGTTGCGAAAAGGTGCGAGCTTGAGACTGTGATGAGGTTGAAGAAGTTGCTTATGATGTCGTTGAATGGTACTCTTCATGTGCATGCTTTGAGGTTGATGAGAAGAGAATTGGGTCTTCCTTGTGATTTTAGAGACTCCATTCTTGGGAAGTATTGTGATGAGTTTAGGTTGGTTGATTTGGAGATTGTGGAATTGGTTGGTTGGGATGATGAATTGGGAATGGCTTGTGTTGAGGAATGGAGGGAGAGAGAGTATAGAGAGAAATGGTTGAGTGAATTTGAGACCAAGTTTGCTTTTCCTATGAATTTCCCAACTGGGTTTAAGATTGAAAGAGGGTTTAGGGAAAAGTTGAAGACTTGGCAAAGGCTTTCTTATACGAAGCCTTATGAGAGGAAAGATGTAAAATGCGGCGGAGCGCAACGCTATGAGAAGAGGGCGGTTGCTGTTCTTCATGAGCTGTTGAGTCTGACTGTGGAGAAAATGGTTGAGGTTGATCAGTTGGCTCATTTTCGAAGGGATTTTGCTATCGAAGTTAATATGCGCGAGGTACTGCTTAGGCATCCGGGGATATTTTACATATCGACAAAAGGAAATGCTCAAACGGTTTTTCTTAGGGAGGCTTATGAGAAAGGAAGGTTGGTTGAGCCTAATCCGGTGTATGAAACTCGTAGGAATATGTTGGAGCTTGTGTTATTAGGACGCAGGAAAACCAAACAGTTATTAGCTTCTGATGAATTTAAAGAAGAGAGCAATACTGTCGTTTGTAAAGTAGATGGAGGTAAAAGAGAAGGAGATTGGGCGATTCAATTCTTGGAGGGTTGCGAGAAGAATTGA